In Oncorhynchus mykiss isolate Arlee chromosome 32, USDA_OmykA_1.1, whole genome shotgun sequence, the DNA window actccagtaccgcttgccgtgcggtagcagagagaacagtctatgactagggtgactggagtctttgacaattctttgggccttactctgacactgtctggtatagaggtcctgcatggcaggaagcttggccccagtgttgtactgagccgtacgcactaacctctatagcgccttacggtcggatgacTAGCAGTTGccgcagttgccataccaggcggtgatgcaaccggtcagtaTGCCCTCAGGGGTTCAGCTGtataacgttttgaggatctggggacccatgccaaatcttttcagtctcctgacggGAAAAGCTGTTGTGTGACCTCTTCGTGACTGTCTTAtagtgtttggaccatgatagtttgttggtgatgtggataccaaggaacttgaatcttttgacctgctccactacagcctcgtcgatgtgaatgggggcctgttcggccctctttttcttgtagtccacgatcagctcctttgttttgctcacgtcaagggaaaggttgttgtcctggcaccacactgccaggtctctgaccttttccctataggctgtctcatcgttgtcggtgatcaagcctaccacttttgtgtcgtcagcaaacttaatgatggtgttggagttgtgcttggccacgcagtcatgggtgaacagggtaAACTggagggactaagcacgcacccctgagggaaccccatgttgaggatcagtgtggcagatgtgttgttgcctacccttactgcctggggtggcccgtcaggaagtctaggatccagttgcagggggaggtgtttagtcccagggtcctaagcgtagtgatgagctttgttggcactatggtgttgaacactgagctgtagtcaatgaacagcattctcacataggtgttccttttgtccaggtgggaaagggcagtgtggagtgcgagtGAGATTGGGTTTCTagcataatggtgttgatgtgagccatgaccagcctttcaaagcacttcatggctaccgatgtgagggctacggggcggtagttatttaggcaggttactcaCTTTCTTGGGtgcagggactatggtggtatgcttgaaacatgtaggtatttcagacttggtcagggagaggttgaagacTCTtcccagttggtccgcgcatgctatgagtacatgtcctggtaatctgtaATCTATAGGATTCaattttagtcctgtattgaagctttacctgtttgatggttcgtctgaggtcatagcgggatttcttgtaagtgTCCGGATAAGTGTCCGAccccttgaaagcggcagctctagcctttagctcggtgcggatgttgcctgtaatccatggcttctggttgagatATGTACATACGATCACTgtgggacgacgtcatcgatgaaacttattgatgaagccggtgactgaggtggtatactcctcaatgccattggaacatattctagtctgtgctagcaaaatagtcctgtagcgtagcatctgcgtcttctgaccacttccgtattgagcgagtcactggtacttcctgctttagtcgTTTTTTTccacttgtaagcaggaatcaggaggatagaattatggtcagatttgttaaatggagggcgagggagagctttgtatgtgtctttgtgtgtggagtaaaggtggtctagagttttttccttTTGGTTGCACACGtggcatgctggtagaaatgaggtaaaacggatttaagtttgcctgtattaaagtccccggccactaggtgcGAACTTCTGgatgtttgcttatggcctcatACAacttgttgagtgcggtcttagtgccagcattggtttgtgatggtaaatagacggctacgaaaaatataaatgaaaaccCTCtttgtagatagtgtggtctacagcttatcatgaggtgcgagcaatacctcgagacttccttactATTAGACtccgtgcaccagctgttattgacaaagaAACACACCCCACGCctcatcttaccagacgtagctgttctgtccgGCCGATtaacggaaaacccagccaactgtacatcatccatgtcgtcgttcagccgcaattcggtgaaacataagatattacagtttttaatgccccgttggtaggatattctcGAACGAagatcatccagtttattttccagtgattacAAGTTGGCCAGTAGAATAGAGGTGGGAGGTGGGTTACTACCGTAGCACAGTTGGTTGGGagcccataaaacggcagccatcccctccagcgCCATTCTCAAACATTGAGTGCCAATgagtggcatgatggcacaaacgGGTCTGGGATCAGGCTACAGATCTATAACAAGTGATATGTTTCTCTCTTCTCCAGTTGTAAGGACCTGAAGTATGACTACAGGAGGTTGCCATCTACCTCAGTGGTGATTGCCTTCTACAACGAGGCGTGGTCCACGCTGCTACGCACTGTCCACAGTGTCCTGGAGACATCACCTAACTTACTGCTACGAGAGGTGGTGCTGGTGGACGACTATAGTGACAGAGGTACAATCATAGACATACATGGCCTGcatgtgctgatctaggatcaggtcccccctgtccatgcAATTTGTGCTAATTGTGATTTAAAAGCCaaaatcctagatcagcactcctactctgagaccctGATGGACAGACAGGCTTGGCTAGAGTAGACATGATATGCCATTCTGCCTGCCAAAACAAATGAGAGACAATATCTGATGAATATGACATTCAATATGTTAAGGTCACAGGTGTAGTGCACAGTTTTTGCTCTGTACTGAAAGTGCTCTTTCTTGAAAATTTGACTTCTGACATTTTTGTAGACTAAtgaacaaaatacaaaataccgTTTTTGAGTGAACTATCCCATTGAATACATTTAAATCATTTTGAATGCCAGTTGGTAAACATGCAGCCTTGCCCATCGGTCACTATTTAACCCTCTCATGACGAAGTATTGGCCAAGTGAGTCACTGGAAATATTTTATAAGATTTCTGTCAAGCAGTTGGTTGTATTATTTAATTAATGACCAATTAACCACAAAGTTCAGGCACACCTATTAGCTGAACCACGCTGTGGTAACATAACACATACCTACATTTCTTTGTCAGTCGAGGAAATGTACAATCTTGCTTTCCATCAATCATGAAATGTAAACAGCCCTTTTTGTTCCACCGCAGCTCATTTGAAGGAGCCGTTGGAAAACTACATCTCCAGCTTGAAGAAGGTGCGTCTGATCCGGGCCAGGAAGAGGGAGGGCCTGGTACGGGCCAGGCTCCTGGGGGCCTCCATTGCCACGGGTGACGTGCTGACCTTCCTGGACTGCCACTGTGAATGTCACGAGGGCTGGCTGGAGCCCCTGCTCCACAGGTGAGAAACCCCATAGCAGGCTAGGTGAAGACTGCTCTTCTTCAGTCTAATTGTGGGACTGTAGTACAGTAGTGCCTCCCTCCATTCATTCTACCTTGCAGTTGTACGTATCATGCTGCTGTGGATATGTATAGCTACATGAACTATTTTCCCCACCGATCCTCTTTTTCACCAATCCCAAACCTGTAATCCtacctacttaaataaaggttaaatatttcttGTTATACTGCAACCCCCTGCCGCCTGCCGCCAAGCCTGTTGTAACCCTGTTATAACCCTGTTATACTGCAACCCCCTGCTGCCTGCAGCCAAGCCTGTTATAACCCTGTTATAACTCTGTTATACTGCAACCCCCTGCAACCTGCCGCCAACCCTGTTATAACCCTGTTATACTGCAACCCCTTGCTACCTGTCGCCAAGCCTGTTATAACCCTGTTATAACCCTGTTATACTGCAACCCCCTGCTACTTGTCGCCAACCCTGTTATAACCCTGTTATACTGCAACCCCCTGCTACCTGCCGCCAACCCTGTTATAAACCTGTTATAACCCTGTTATAGGGTGACCCCCTGCTACCTGTCGCCAACCCTGTTATAACCCTGTTATACTGCAACCCCCTGCTACCTGTCGCCCAACCCTGTTATAATCCTGTTATAACCCTGTTATAACCCTGTTATAGGGTGACCCCCTGCTACCTGCCGCCAACCCTGTTATAACCCTGTTATAGGGTGAACCCCTGCTACCTGCTGCCCAACCCTGCTATTATCCTGTTATAACCCTGTTATAGGGTGAACCCCTGCTACCTGCCGCCAACCCTGTTATAACCCTGTTATAGGGTGAACCCCTGCTACTTGCTGCCCAACCCTGTTACTATCCTGTTATAACCCTGTTATACTGCAACCCCCTGCTGCCTGCCACCAACCCTGTTAAAACCCTGTTATAACCCTGTTATAGGGTGAACCCCTGCTACCTAACCCTGTTATTATCCTGTTATAACCCTGTTATACTGCAACCCCCTGCTGCCTGCCACCAACCCTGTTATAACcctgttataaccatgttatacTGCAACCCCTTGCTACCTGCAGCCAACCCTGTTATAACCCTGTTATACTGCAACCCCTTGCTACCTGCAGCCAACCCTGTTATAACCCTGTTATAATGCAACCCCTTGCTACCTGCAGCCAACCCTGTTATAACCCTGTTATACTGCAACACCTTGTTACCTGTAGCCAACCCTGTTATAACCCTGTTGCACTGCAACCCCCTGCTACCTGCCGACAACCCTGTTATAAACCTGTTATAACCCTGTTATAGGGTGACCCCCTGCTACCTGTCGCCAACCCTGTTATAAAACTGTTATAACCCTGTTATACTGCAACCCCCTGCTACCTGTCGCCCAACCctgttataacactgttatactgCAACCTCCTGCTGCCTGCCACCAACCCTGTTATAACCCTGTTATGACCCTGTTATACTGCAACCCCTTGCTACCTGCAGCCAACCCTGTTATAACCCTGTTATAACCCTGTTGTACTGCAACCCCTTGCTACCTGCAGCCAACCCTGTTATAACCCTGTTATACTGCAACCCCTTGCTACCTGCAGCCAACCCTGTTATAACCCTGTTATACTGCAACACCTTGTTACCTGTAGCCAACCCTGTTATAACCCTGTTATACTGCAACCCCCTGCTACCTGCCGCCAACCCTGTTATAAACCTGTTATAACCCTGTTATAGGGTGACCCCCTGCTTCCTGTCGCCAACCCTGTTATAAACCTGTTATAACCCTGTTATACTGCAACCCCCTGCTACCTGTCGCCAACCctgttataacactgttatactgCAACCCCTTGTTACCTGCAGCCAACTCTGTTATAATCCTGTTATAACCCTGTTATAGGGTGACCCCCTGCTTCCTGTCGCCAACCCTGTTATAAACCTGTTATAACCCTGTTATACTGCAACCCCCTGCTACCCGTCGCCAACCCTGTTTTAACCCTGTTAAACTGCAACCCCCTGCTACCTGTCGCCCAACCctgttataacactgttatactgCAACCCCTTGCTACCTGTCGCCAACCTTGTTATAACCCTGTTATAGGGTGAACCCCTGCTACCTGCTGCCCAACCCTGTTATTATCCTGTTATAACCCTGTTATAGGGTGAACCCCTGCTACCTGCCGTCAACCCTGTTATAACCCTGTTATAACCCTGTTATAGGGTGAACCCCTGCTACCTGCTGCCCAACCCTGTTATAACCCTGTTGTAACCCTGTTTTAGGGTGAACCCCTGCTACCTGCTGCCCAACCCTGTTATTATCCTGTTAAAACCCTGTTATACTGCAACCCCCTGCTGCCTGCCACCAACCCTGTTATAACCCTGTTTAACTGTAACCCCTTGCTACCTGCAGCCAACCCTGTTATAACCCTGTTATAACCCTGTTATACTGCAACCCCTTGCTACGTGCAGCCAACCCTGTTATAACCCTGTTATACTGCAACCCCTTGCTACCTGCAGCCAACCCTGTTATAACCCTGTTATACTGCAACCCCTTGCTACCTGCAGCCAACCCTGTTATAACCCTGTTATACTGCAACCCCTTGCTACCTGCAGCCAACCCTGTTATAACCCTGTTATACTGCAACCCCTTGCTACCTGCAGCCAACCCTGTTATAACCCTGTTATAACCCTGGTATACTGCAACCCCTTGCTGCCTGCAGCCAACCCTGTTATAACCCTGTTATAACCCTGTTACACTGCAACCTCCCGTGTTTACTTCTGCATTCTTCTCCTTTTCCTCCCAGGATAAAGGAGAAGCCATCGGCTGTGGTCTGTCCCGTCATCGATGTCATTGACTGGAACACTTTTCAGTATCTAGGCAACTCTAGGGAACCCCATATCGGAGGATTTGATTGGCGGCTGGTCTTCACCTGGCACCTGGTGCCAGAGTACGAGCAGAAGCACAGACGCTCTGCCATCGATGTCATCAGGTCTGTGGTACCCTAAAATCCCCAGTGTATCGGAGTGGAAAATGGTCCAATCCTAAATGAACTATCAAGATGTACTTTAaaatgacatgcatattattagagATCAACAATTGTTATAAACACCATATACTGTATAATTGATGATAATTATGCAACAAGTTTTCAAGATCTGCTCTGTaagctgtgtgtgttttggtctCAGGTCTCCTACTATGGCTGGAGGGCTGTTTGCTGTCAGTAAGAACTATTTCCATTACCTGGGCACGTATGACACAGGCATGGAGGTGTGGGGAGGAGAGAACCTAGAGTTCTCATTCAgggtgagtgtgagtgagagagagagagagtttgtgagcATAGTGTCTGAgcaacaaagtgtgtgtgtgtgtgtgtgtgtgtgtgtaagtaagtgagtgagtgagtaggtaagagtgtgtgtgagcgacagtgtgtgtgagatagtGTGTGTGGACTTTGTGTGTGTAAGAAAATTGTGATCTGTGTGTACTTTGTGTGATACGTGTGTGTTTGCAGGACTCTATGCTGTTTATCCATGGCTTCTTTCTGACATTGCTGTCATAAGTTAAAAACTCACAGGAATCCTGTAACGGATGGTCACCATATCATTGTGAAATATGTGTGGTGATTCACTATACACTGAgttttacaaaacattaagaacaccttcctaatattgagttgcacagggatgctggcccatgttgacttcaatgcttcccaaagttgtgtcaagttggctggatgtcctctgggtggtggaccatacacacaggaaactgttgagtggaaaaaaacatacacacaatccatatctcaattgtctcaagacttaaaaatccttctttaacctgtttcctccctttcatccacactgattgaagtggatttaacaagtgacatcaatcagggatcatagctttcacctggattcacctaatCAAAATCACGTTAAAGAACTCGGGACCAACATTTCTCACAGTCAATAAAGTTGCACATTTTGAAGAATTTAAACCAGCATAGAGCTCATGTTTTTCTTGATTATGTTACTTCCTGTGGGATAGAAAACAAAACCGCCACAACCGAACTCCATCCCATTTTAAAAAGACACACAAGGCTGTTCATTGTGCTGCCTGATTGAATCATGGTGTGTAGCTAATAATGTTCTCATGTTGCTCCTGCTGTTGTTGTTATTTAGATCTGGCAGTGTGGGGGCAGCCTGGAGATCCACCCCTGCTCCCACGTGGGCCACATCTTCCCCAAGAAGGCCCCCTACTCGCGGAGCAAGGCCCTGGCCAACAGCGTGCGTGCTGCCGAGGTCTGGATGGACGAGTACAAGGAGTTGTACTACCACCGTAACCCCCACGCTCGCCTGGTAGGCCAGCCCTGAACAGGGAATAGAAAAATGTGTGACTGCAGAGTTTGAAAGTTTATGGTGCTGAGATTGTTGGTTAGGATCTGTAGGGGAGGTAGTAATATTTTGCACGCATGCGCAGCTTTAAAAGTATTGATCAAATGCACTCATGCCTTTCCCTGACTGTAGACTAGAAGCCTATCAGAATGATTGATTAATCACATCTTTTCACCTCTGAGGACACACACCGCTCCCCGCGGGCTGCTCTGTAAATGCTCTCCTGATTGAGTGTCACTTGTGATGCATAAGGACGTAGGGGACACCCGAGGGGACACTCCGTAAGGTGTGAGATTACCATCGAGAGGCACAGCTCAGTGAGTCAGAGACGCTCCGTCCCGGGAAAACCCAAGTGCCAGGTTACCAACAGGTTCAAATAAAAGAACATGTTTACATatagctcaatcaagcccagctgAGGTGTCACAATGAAACCAACAAAATAGTTGCAAAAGTGCAAAGGCTGCCCATCTGGCACTTGAAGGAGGCTAAAGCAAACGCTAAAAGTGTTTGAACCGAGGCCTGCCAGGGGACCAGGCTGCCAGTGTGTGTCATTAAAGGGAATGGCCTTCTGGACTGAACACAGATCAGATGCCACTCATCTCTCTGAGAGGAGGTGGATGTGCCAACTGCCAAGTGAGAAGTGCCAGGCAGAACACTATCCGCTCCACAaacacccattctctctctctctctctctctctctctcactcagtctcttGTTTCCTCTGTCTTTTTCTGACGACCCACTATCGctttgtctttctcttcctctgccacatctctctttctctagctctttcgctctctctttctttctctctcctctctctttctctagctctttctttctctttctttctctctcctcttgttctctttcactgtctctctctccaatattcttatctccctctctctctgctctgtttgtTGGAGGTTTACTAACAGAAGTCAAATGTAATAGAACATCTTCTGCCTGTTATTCAGAAGGGGAATATGCCATTCTGCTCTTTTCAGTAGTACACAATATGAGAGACAATTGCTCTCAAGAATCTAGTGACTCGTGTTGATAAAGCTTTTGTCAAGCAATGTGATGTTTTCTAATATCTCTCAGTATGTACTTGTTATTTCCTGTTCAACTTTTAATTCACACCAGTTGAAACCTGCCTATCACTACTTGTAGCAGAAGTGAGTAGGATTGCAAAATGTCCCTACTTTACCAAAATTCCTTGGTTTTCCAGACATTCAGGTTGTAGTGTTCCCAGATTTCCTGCTTAACTGCTTGACTGATCACTTCCTTCTCTTGGGTCTAAATAAATTGATGAGCAACCAATTAGAGCTGTGTTCAGGCGTGCCGCTCGCATCCATCATCCTGAGGCATTGCTCACTCCCCTCCAACAGGGGCTTGACTCCAAACAGATGTTCCTCTGTGGACCATAGCTCACACCTAACAACCCCTCTggagtggtaaaacacagtaaaCCACCACGCAGAAATTAAGAAATGCTGATGATGATATTAGAATGCTGTGGATGGTGCTGTGGATTGTAAAGTTTATTTGTGTTAACtgctctagggtagggggcagcattcggaactttgtatgaaaagcatgcccaaattaaacggcctgctactcgggcccagaagatatgatatgcatataactggtggatttggatagaaaacaatctcaagtttccaaaactgttaaaatagtgaatgtgagtataacagaactgatttggcaggcgaaaatctGAGAAagatccattcaggaagtagttttgtagttttctattctaTGCCAttcagtatccattgacttaggactcaaattgcagttcctatgccttccactagatgtcaacagtctttagaaattgtttcaggcttgtattctgataaatgagggagtaagaccagtctgaatgagtggaccctatcgtgtcacagagctttttcatgcacaATCCcaagagagtgcctttcttgtttacctttttatattgacaacgttattgtccggttgaaatattatagatcatttaggctaaaaacaacctgaggattgaatataaacatcgtttgacatgtttctatgaactttacggatacaatttggatttttttgtctgcctgttttgactgcgtttgagcctgtggattactgaagaaaacatgcaaacaaaacagaggtttttggatataaagagaccttatcgaacaaaaggaacatttattgagtaaatgaatgtcttctgagtgcaaacatatgaagatcatcaaaggtaaaggattaatttttatctctatttctgacttgtgtaaatCTTCTACTTgtctggttactgtttgtaatgatttgtctgctgggctatgttctcaaataatcgtaaggtatgctttcgccgtaaagctttttttaaatctgacaccgtggttggattcacaagaagttaatctttaaacctatgtaaatatgttttgttttctgaagttttataatgactatttctgtatttgaatgtggcgctctgtaatctcactggatgttggccaggtgggacgccagcgtcccacataccctagagaggttgcTTAAAGGGATCAATCACACACAAAAGTTTAACATTTAGCATTTTGTTTATTAGTCCACTGTTAATACAATCCCCCAAAATGTTGCatgtcaagttttcaagatacagAGCAGTAGAGAGCACACCCTGTGATGATTATGCATGTTTTGAGTGAACTCTCCTTCAATAGTGACCAGGATGCAGTGGTACACAGCCAGGTGGAAGTGATTATGTGTGATTTGGGGTTGTGTGCAACAGAAGAGGAGTGTGATGCAAAAGTCTGTTTTTGTAATgtgtcaatgtactgtatgtgatgggtttgtggtgtgtgtgagagagagagatgtaaacattttgaaaaaccaTATATGGTGCTGTTGTCTGTCATTGCACACAATATACCCAGAGACTCAAACAGACAGGAAGTTGGTTTCACATTTTATTTCTGAACTCATATCAGCATTGGCTCAAAATAAATACCCTTTTATGATGCACAATCCTTCTAATAAAATGTTTACATTTCAGGTAAAGAATAAGTTCTGTCTTAGCCTGAAatccagaagctgtttttctaACATTCTACTCTGTGTCATGTTTAGCATGGCAAGGAGTGGAGTGAtaactggtacccaggctagtcctgtCTATGCTTATAGAAGACTCTAGTCCATAGATTGGAAAGAAATGTGGAACTAAAGTTTCTTGTGCCGTTGTTGTTGTCAGGAGGCCTTTGGGGATGTGACAGACAGGAGGAAGCTCAGGACCCAGTTAGGATGTAAGGACTTCAAGTGGTACCTGGAGAACATCTATCCTGATATCCACGTTCCTGAGGACAGGCCTGGGACGTTTGGAATGGTGAGGAGAATGCTGCCATTTTGACTCCAGGGACAAATTCATTTGGCAAACGGAAACAGACCGACACTATCTGAACTTGTCCTGTAAGAAAAGCTTGTTATCGTTTACCTATACTACGGTGTGCCTTAATGAACCTCACATTGGCACCACATGAACCTTTTTTATTAAAGGGATAGTGCACTCAAACGTCAGTTATCATAGACAATGTTGAACTTTTTCTTGACTCCCGGTACTCATATCTGTACTATACCAATGGCATCTGCATGTTGTTTCCCTCTAGCTGAAGAACAGAGGCATGTCCAGCTACTGCTTTGACTACAATCCTCCTGACGACCATAACCTGGTGGGCCACCGAATCATCCTCTACCCCTGTCATGGCATGGGACAAAACCAGGTAGCTATAGCTCCATCTTTACTCTCTATGTCCTTCATTTAAAACCAGGTAGCTATAGCTCCATCTTTACTCTCCATGTCCTCATTTAAAACCAGGTAGCTATAGCTCCATCTTTACTCTCCATGTCCTCATTTAAAACCAGGTAGCTATAGCTCCATCTTTACTCTCCATGTCCTCATTTAAAACCAGGTAGCTATAGCTCCATCTTTACTCTCCATGTCCTCATTTAAAACCAGGTAGCTATAGCTCCATCTTTACTCTCCATGTCCTCATTTAAAACCAGGTAGCTATAGCTCCATCTTTACTCTCCATGTCCTCATTTAAAACCAGGTAGCTATAGCTCCATCTTTACTCTCCATGTCCTTCATTTAAaaccaggtacagttgaagtcggaagttcacatacacagccaaatacatttaaactcagtttttcacaattcctgacatttaatccaagtaaaaattccctgttttaggtcagttaggatcaccactttattttaagaatgtgaaatgggcctcccgggtggcgcagtggttaagggcgctgtactgcagagtccctgggttcgcgcccaggctctgtcgtaaccgtccgcgactgtggggcgacgcacaattggcctagcgtcgtccgggttagggagggattggtcggtagggatctccttgtcctgtggcgggccgggcgcagtgcgcgctagccaaggttgccaggtgtagcctccgacacattggtgcggctggcttccgggttggatgcgcgctgtgttaagaagcagtacggctggttgggttggacgcatgacattcagccttcgtctctcccgagcccgtacgggagttgtagcattgagacaagatagtagctactacagcAATTGGATACCccgaaaattggggagaaaaaaggggtacacatttttttttttttttataatttaaaaaagaatgtgaaatgtcagaataacagtcaagtgatttttttcagctttaatttctatcatcacattctcagtgggtcagaagtttacatacactcaattagtatttggtagtattgcctttaaattgtttaacgtttcaggtagccttccacaagcttcccacaagttgggtgaattttggcccattcctcctgacagagctggtgtaactgagccaggtttgtaggcccccttgctagcacacactttttcagttctgcccacaaattttctataggattgaggtcagggctttgtgatggcgactccaataccttgactttgttgtccataagccattttgccacaactttggaagtatgcttggggtcagtgTCCATTTGAAaaaccaatttgcgaccaagctttaactttctgaatGATGTCTAtagatgttgcgtcaatatatccacataattttccatcctcatgatgccatctattttgtgaagtgcaccagtccctcctgcagcaaagcacccccacaacatgatgctgccacccccgtgcttcacggttaggatggtgttcttcagattgcaggcctccccctttttcctccaaacataacaatggtcattatggccaaacagttctatttttgttgcatcagaccagaggacatttctccaaaaatt includes these proteins:
- the LOC110488037 gene encoding polypeptide N-acetylgalactosaminyltransferase 12 yields the protein MARCMGRNRSELIVCLFGASIVGYYIFNRHNNPGDIGGTSLREVPIEQDIENELLKKPVYDKPPLDLNALGELGRAVKLNLVGEEKKKEEDSIKKHQINTYVSDMISLHRSLPERWNPLCKDLKYDYRRLPSTSVVIAFYNEAWSTLLRTVHSVLETSPNLLLREVVLVDDYSDRAHLKEPLENYISSLKKVRLIRARKREGLVRARLLGASIATGDVLTFLDCHCECHEGWLEPLLHRIKEKPSAVVCPVIDVIDWNTFQYLGNSREPHIGGFDWRLVFTWHLVPEYEQKHRRSAIDVIRSPTMAGGLFAVSKNYFHYLGTYDTGMEVWGGENLEFSFRIWQCGGSLEIHPCSHVGHIFPKKAPYSRSKALANSVRAAEVWMDEYKELYYHRNPHARLEAFGDVTDRRKLRTQLGCKDFKWYLENIYPDIHVPEDRPGTFGMLKNRGMSSYCFDYNPPDDHNLVGHRIILYPCHGMGQNQFFEYSSKRSEIRYNTRDPAGCAVGDAVSTYLTVHLCKNPRQPVPQDQKFVLREDGTLYHVMTQKCVQAVDKSDNGSRAPALRPCSDHANQKWFFEERGE